One Acropora palmata chromosome 2, jaAcrPala1.3, whole genome shotgun sequence genomic window, AGTGTATCACTCTCCACCCTTGGTACTACCCATTGAACAAATAGCACAATTTAAACGTCCGTAACTCATTTTCTTCTCTTcccctggggcccgtttctcgaacgaCCCGAAACTTTCCAGGTGTCATAAatccctttgtatcttcaataagAACTTTCACGCTTTAaaacttggcagttattttgcctttcctcatatctgaaacatattaaaagaagAACAGCTTTTCAAGGCAAGCGGATCATAATTTCAAGActtgcttttcgggcccgaaaagttacCGGGTCTATCGAGAAACTACTGTCTGGAGCGGGAGaggggaagggaagaagagagatcctaggaacgaggttgttTTAACTGACTCCCAGCTTAAATTAATACTTGAAAGACAAGGTTAGTTtgtgaagaaactgtggtgctgcgtctaTGGGCaaatgaaacactaaaatCTTTATCTTTATTAAAAATGTCCGTAAATCAGTTATTTATCACATTTTGGAACGAGTACTTTGCCCTCCATTTTCCTAGTTTTTAATGAGGATGCTACAGAATAGAGACTTTATGTGAAAGGTGTCGGTAAATATTTTATGTCCTAGGTTTAAAATGTTAGCACACTGTATGCacgatatatatatagatatatgtatacatatttatatatataattttcttGCCTACTAGACCAAGATCTTGAAACATATCTTTGTCCCTTTAGTTCTGATCAACGTGAAAATAGCCAACTCGAAAGCTATGCTTCTTTGACCACTGTACACACTCCATCTGTAATTCGTGATCTTTTCTCTACTGCCCTGACTGTAAATAGCATGAAAAAACCTGATGTGTATTTAATCAGCAGATCTTGAATAGTGTGTGGAAAATAAAGCCCCAATCAAACGTAAGATGTTTGTTGACTAAACACGATCAAATATGTTTGGTGACCAAAAATTTTGTAGTTGGCCACCTTGTTTGATGCTGTTTGACAGTGtttaaaatcatttgaaaTCCCTTAAAGATCATATGAAAAAGCATCAAATATCACTTTTGTTCATCGCcattattgtttttgacatGCAGTGTTTGGTTCGTTTGGCCTGCTTCACCAAACATGTGTGGTGCGCGTATGTGTATTACGATGCAGATTTTGCTCATACGCATCCAAGATGGCTGTTAGCGTGTTTGATGACTGATCTCATACTCGACCCCAGAGCCCTTCTCTTTTGCGCATGACTGAgggagagaagagctctggggaacCCTGAAACACGCGTCTTTCTTATTGGTTTTcgcgaaaaacaaagaacacgcACCTGATAGGTTCATTCTATTTCGcgcgaaaatgaaaagtttgcttAGTGCTCCTCTCTTCGGGCGCCGTCGATTACAAATATGcgaggaaggaaaagctttttggtgcaattttggTTATTAATTTCAGTGGAATTAAACGTCacttaacaaatgaaaaaccaGTGACTTGCCGAAGCCTGTTGGTAGAGCCCTTAGcaccttctttttttttttgagaaacgACAGCTTCAGTAATTGACTTTTgcactgttttcaatttgaaactGCTGTCTTTACCAGCTTTAGTCAAAGCGAAATCCAACGTTTTGTTAAATAACGAGGCCATTTTCTAATTCCCTCTTTGCTCTAAGAGCATGCGCCGTGAGGTCCAAATTGCCAGATTTTGGCTAAAGTCCTGCAGAGTTTCCCAGAGCCTTGGGTCATGCGCAGCcataagatccgaggctctggtgacgagaatgGACTGATCTGAAataaagactggatcgagcttctaCTGTGGCAAAAATGAAGCCATAAAATTTCAGCGGCGGCCATCTTACTAGGACCAAAAAGGCTGCTGGTCCTAAAGAGGGGTCAATGCGAAATCACCCGGCATGGATTGTCAAATGAAAGTTTAAGGATTTTAGGGCTTCTTGGAGGTAtgtatacaccttattccaaaatggtggccaataacttattcttttgtttgcacattgattagccctctttgcctcattttcacttcaaaattcttttgttctttacaCTTGTTGACGAGgcagagggctaattaacatgcaaacaaaagaataattaaattggccgccattttggaataaggtgtattcaACATACTTTTAATTTCTGGTTTATTTTCCTCCTATCAATAACAAATTAGGTCCTACCAATATGGCACCGATGGGTTCTAAAACAATGGGTacctcgatccagtcttttttcttGAGATAGGTGCGTTAGATGTAAAGATGATGATGGCAATGAACTGAACCAGGTGCTGACCGGTGGTTTTGAACAATGATTTGCTGCGGGTACTCAATCTTGCAGGCTCAAAAAAACTGGTTCTGCCCGTCGTTATTAATTTTAAGGAGTTCCTGTTCGATGGCTTGTTTGATACACGATTGTAACTGGCTACGTCGTGAAACACGGGGACAGTTTTGTGACCAAACATGTTTAATCGTGTTTGGTCACCAAACATTTTAGGTTTGACGGAACTTAacaattgaattgaaattgaagCGCAGTTGCACTTTCTGTAGGCACAGGGTTGACGTTTATGGTAGTCAAAATGATTGGTTTCCATCTATGATTTAACATGTACAATGTAAGTTTTTCGTTCAGttatttgattggttcagtcaTCTGTGCATTTTAAAACCATGGGGAGAAATTATTTTCCACTGAAAGCACCTTTTGCGGCATTTTTGTCATGCCaaacaaaatgtgaaaacaaaaaacaaaaaaaagggaggAATACTTGAAAGTGTTCTCACTATGATGGATGCCGTCAAATTAACGTTTTTGCAAAACCTTTCAGTAATATTCACTCAGAGAAACTGGGGTTGTAAAAGATGTGCATGTGTAAAGCATTCACACAAGGATTGATAAAAAATGACGTTAAATTTTGTCCTTTCTTCAATTTGACCAAGTGTTGCAAGTTCAAGTACTTTTACATCCTTTAAACCCTTTATTGTTTAGATAGCGACAATTACTATAATAATACAATATACGTTGGGTTGAGGGGACGAAATTGCAGCCTGTCTCAGTTTTCTTTGAGAGCAAAGGAAAACATCACGATACTTTTGTCAAATTCTAACAATCTAAAATAGTTAGAACTGAAGAAATTACTTCAAGAATTTGTCTGACAgtaattcaaaaattttagaATTGTCTCGGTGGAACAAGcagtaacaataaaaaaaaaaatacgattTAGCTCTTTTCAAtgacagaaaagaaagattaaaTTGAAACAAGGTAAAGATATCGCTACGAAATGGAATAAAACTCGTACTGTTAGCTGCAACAATTGAAATCAAGCCCTAATGAAAAAGTAAATGTCCAATTAAAACTCGTCCtttttaaagttaaatttGAACCCATACTTGTCTTAGTCTTATGTACACATTTGAATCGACTATTTAGCCCATGAAAAAGGTCACTTCTGAGGATATTTGCGTTTGTCAATATTAAGACAGTGAGCCTTGCATTGGAGTGGTTTTCGACACTTCTAGCTGATTTGGCACTCCATTCGCTCCACGTCAACCTCACAAGTGAATACCATTTCTATGGAGTAGATAGTTTGGAAAAAATGGTTCCCGGATACATTGCTTTTCGAATATATGGTTTTCTATATGTTGATGAGGTATTGCCTGCGATGGTTTGTTTACTGGACCATTTTCCCAAGCAATCAAATCTTGATCTGCCAAACCGTCGGATTTGGAATGTACGAGGGGGCTGTGTTCGTACAGCCGAGAACCTGCAGAGAAACTTCCACATAATTCCATGGAGTTGGATTGTGTTAACATCTTTCGACCTTCAAATGACATTGGCTCATGGAGGGAAGAATAGTAGTCAAACTCATGACTCAGGTGACCTATGGGCTGGACTTTGGAACCCTTCTGCAGCGGCTTGCCAAGCAAATTCGACGTAGGAAATGTTATTTTGACAGAAGAAAGTGAAAGATCACCGTTTTCTTCACAACAGACCATCGTTTCTGTTAATTTCGCGTTAAGGTTTTCTTCATCAGTCTCTGTGTATCTCGAAGAAATGCCACGGCTAGAGCTGCTTTCACCGGAATGAAAGAGAGTAGGCAGACCAACCTCATTGACAAAGCCGTCGAGAGACTCCCTTTTGAGGAGTATCAAAGTCTTTTGTGAGATTTGATCGAGTGATTTCGACGCAGAGAACGTTCTCTCGTCAAATGATGCTGAAATGTCTCTTTCGTCCTCGTAGCACGGCAAGACGGATGAAACTGGTTTTGGGTCAGTTCTATCTTGGCCGGTAATTGTGTTCAAATGAGTGGAGCTGACACTCGCACTGACTTCACTACTGTAAACGACGGTAGATATGTTCATAACATTATCTGAACCACCAAGAGGCTCGATTTGATGCAGACTGGATTTCTTTCGTAAGACTCTACAACCATGGGTTGTGAATTTTGCGTCTGATCTGTCTGTAACAGCGGTCACATTCACCTGCGAAGTACTGGAGCCTAAATTCCATTGTTTTGAATGCACAAGTAAGTTGTGCTTGTAACGACGACTGACGGTTATGAATTGCCTGGAGCAATGTTGGCAAGGAAACGCTTTGTTCCTCTTTGGTATATCAGAGTCAAAGACGACTCTAGTCTTGGGCCCATCCGAGCAAGTCTTTGCCAGTAGCTTGACACTGAGTTTGCCTTCACTTGAGATTGCACGCTTGTCAAACGGTTTTTGTTCCTCAGTCTTGCAATTTTGAACCATCAATGACGCAGACGAAGATTCAAGTTGGTTTGCGTGGAACTTCAATTCGTGTTTTCTACGAGAAGATCTGGCGAAGAACCACTTTCTGCAGTATCTGCAGCAGAAGTTGTAGTCCAAAGCACTGCGTTTAATTGTGGCTTTTTTTGGGCGCGAAGGTGGTTTGGACTTCGCTTCACCAAGATGTTGGCCAGCACAAGATGTATCGTTCTCAGCGGCCACCTTGCTACTCTGGGCAACGGCAGACGAagatttaatttcctttttatgGACTCTCAATTCATGCCTTCTGCAGGAGGATTTGTGGAGAAATCCCTTTCTGCAGTATCTGCAGTGGAAGCCGAGATCCAAAGTACTTAGCTCACTTCTCGCTTTTGACAGGCGTGTAGGCGGTTTGGACTCCCTTTCACCAACATGTTGGTCAGCATTCGATGTTTCGTTCTCGGTGGCTTCTTTCCTATTTTGGGCAACGGCAGACGAAGCTTTACGTTGTGTTTCGTGAAGTCTTAATTCATGCATTCCAACAAGGTGTTGCCTAGTATTCGTTCTCGCCTTCTCGACAGCTTCTTTGCTATTTTGTGCAGCGGCCGACGAAGAATTAAGTCGCTTTTCGTGGAGTCTCAATTCATGCCTTCTGCAAGAGGATTTGTTAAGAAACCGCTTTTTGCAGTATCTGCAATAGGAGTTGAAATCCAAAGCACTACGCTTGGTTATAGCTTTTGACAGGCCCGTAAGCGATTTACTCTTCACTTCGCTAAAATGTTGGCCGGTAggctttgctttgtttccgGCGGCCTCTTTGCTATCTTGGGAAACGGTGGACGTAgatttaagttttttttcatggaGTCTAAATTCATGCCTTCTGCACGAGCATTTGTTGAGAAATCCCTTTTTGCAGTATTTGCAATAGAAGCTGTAATCCAAAGCACCGGTGTTACCTCCAGGTTTCATCAGATGCGGGAGCGATTTGGACTTCGTTGCGCCACGATGTTCTTCGTCACCAGTCGTTTCGTCCTCGTCAATTTCTTTGCAATCTTGGCTTTCGAGATCCTTTGGATGGATTGTAATTGGGATATTTTCAGACTCATTTTTGAGGCGGTTGTGATCAGGAAGCGGCAGAGAAACCAACTCTTCTTTGTGCACAAGCATGACGTGTTTGTACCGTTTGCTCACTGTAGGGAACCCTCTGTTGCAATATTGGCATCTAATTGCCATCACCATTCTCTTGACTGTCCTCTTCTCCGAGTGTTCAGAGACGTCTCTCGACTCTTTTCTCTCCTCTGGTGAACATGTCCTGCGAccataaattttctttctacCCGGGTGTTTTCTTGAGACATGTTTCCTTATACCATGAATACTGTTAAATTCGTTCCCACAATAAAGGCAATTCCAAGGATTCTTgttgtcacgaagtgtcttaTAACTTTCCTGACGAGCCACCCACGCTCTCTTGTCATGCCTTTTCTCAACATGCCTAAGCAAACCAAATTCTGTCCTAAATTGTCTTTCACAGTGCTGGCATTTCCAATAAGTCTCGGTACTTTTCATTCCTGGTGAAGGGAACCCCTGAGTCTGCAACTTTGGTTGCTTTGCATGCTTTTTACTGACATGCCTACGTAAATTACATCTTCTTTGGAATTCCTTCTCACAATACTGACATTGCCACTTTCCTTCACTGGTCTTCATTTCtaaattaattctttcatGGTCATCCAAACCGTCCTTGGTTCTCATTTTTCCGAAAGAGTAGGGATTCGCTTTACCGGGGCAtctctttttgtgcttgtatAGACCGCTGTAGCTCTGAAACGGTTTGCTACAAGTAAAGCATGCAAACGGGAACACCTTCACTTCAGGTGACGATGAATGCAACTTCCTGTGTCTCCGCAAATTTCGTTTGGATACAAATCCTCGATGACAAATTGAGCATATGAAGGGTTCTGACCGTCCAATATGCGAGCGCTTATGATTGTTCAAACCGATTTTGGTCTTAAAAGGCTCAAAACACACGTCACACAGATACGGCTCATCCGAGCTGCCAATAACACCTCCTTTTGTTGCAACACTTTCCTTTCTAACCTTTGAGAGGTCAACCTTTCTCACTTTTCTGACCAACGTGATGTTTTCCTTAGGCTCACCTTGATGATGAATAGATGAGCTTCCCGAatgctgacgttttctctgAGTTGATAGACAACTGTTTGTCAAACGCCCATGGTTACTGATCGAATGCATCAAAGGAGCACTTTGTCCTGACCGAGAGCACTGGTTGTTGCTAAAACTTACTTCATTTGCAAGACAGGGGCTCCCTTCTGAGAGACACAAATGGTTGTTTCTAGAATACTTACTCGAGAACCGGCCGTTGCAATGTTTACATGTAAAGGGGTCACTGGAGCTGTGTAGGTCTTGTTTGTGTAGCAAAAGGCTTGCCCtggttaaaaatattttgtcgCAGAATGGACAGATGAAATTAGAGTTAGCATCTTTGTGTATTCGGCGCTGATGGTTAACCAGAGCACTTCCACTGTAAAATGATTCCAGGCAGGTACTGCATTCGTACGTCTTTTGATTGTCCGTATTCGCAGCTagtttgaaattggaactTGTTTGAGAGAACTTGGTGGAAAATAACTTGAGATGGTTTGACCTTGAGTGATGACCTTTATGCCTCGCTAGATTTCGTTTGGAAATAAAGGCCTTTCCACACTTCCCGCAACTAAACAGTTCACGTTTGCTCGTAGACTTAAAGTTTTTATCTAGAAGGGTACCAAACGTCTTAGTCAGAGCTTGTTCAGAAGGGTTTTCCCTTTTCCCTTCACTTTTGCTACCACTGTTCTGACGCATTGGTTTGCTTGAATCACATTCTTCAAGAGATGTGTCTCTTGAATCTTCTTCACTGGGCTGGGAGCTCTTCAACAAGGGATTCAGAGGAAACCTACCAGATGTAAATAATCTACCGTGGTGGGACTTGTGCGATCTCAAAGACCTTCCTGTTGGAAAAGTCTTATTGCAATCAAGACAACGAAATGTTGCAGCGGGTGTGTTCACCGACTCTGCTTTGTTTGAATCACATTCTTCAACAGATGGGTTTCTTGAATCTTCTTCACTGGGCTGGGAGCTCTTCAGCATGGGATTCAGAGGCAACCTACCAGATGTAAATAATCTACCGTGGTCGGATTTGTGCGATCTCAAAGACCTTCCTGTTCGAAAAGTTTTATTGCAATCAAGACAACGAAATGTTGCAGCGGGTGTATTCATCGACTCTGCGTTGAGGTAGGTTTGCTGTTCATGAATCGTTGGTGTCTTCTTTGGAAACAGACCTATATTCAAGGCTTTACTAGTTGTATGTGATCTAGTGTGGCTGGCCTTGTGCGATCGCAAAGATGTTACTGTTGAAAAGGATTTTTTGCAAATCGTACAACACAAGCTACCAGTAGAAGACCCACCAGGATTAGGAGACTGTGCGTTGAGATTGCAATTTGGCTGATGTTGGTTTATGTCAGAAGCCACAGTAGGACGCTCACTCAAACTGATAGATGAGTGGGAACAACTTGTATCCGACGACGACGATCCCTTATGACTGATATTGCATCTTAACTTATTGTTGCTTTCGGCGAGGTCTTCACTTCGTCTTGAAGGAACTACTGATTCAGCCGGTGACGACATCAAAGACTTTCTGAAATGGGAAGCCCTGTGACAGTGCATGAGCTTCGAAGAAGGGAAAACTGCGAAACAAATTTCACAGCTAATATTTCCGTTGGTCTGTCTTGGCATTACGTTTGAATTCACGCTTTTCTTGCGGGACGTCGCCATTTGATCACACTTACGTTTGACTGAGACCAGATTAgaaattcttttctttgcctttcctTGTCCATGGCCCTGTTTGAGAGAGTTTCGTTTCACCGGATGCCTGATGGCAATATGAACAGCTAAAACACGCTTGTCTGCGCAAACCTTGCCACATTTTCCACATCTGATAACTTTTGCTCCTGGGTGTTTCTTTCGCATGTGCCTGGCCAGGCTCCCTGAGTAATTACTCACCTTGCAGATTGGGCAAGCATTTATGcgaaattgtttttcatgcATTCTCATGTGATTGGATAGGGCAACAGCTGACGAGAAGACATTGCCACAATGCTGGCATTTTTGGCCAGCTGGGGCCTTTTTCTGTGAGCTTGCTGTATGAGACGTTTCGTGCAACTTGATGTGTCGATTAAGGCTCTTGCTAGATgaaaagaatttcaaacaCTGTTTACATTGATAGGGAGTGtccctttgtttttcatgCACTCTCATGTGCTTAGATAATGCAAAAGCTGACACGAAGCTCTGGTCACCATGCTGGCGATTTTGGATGCACGTCTTCGTACACGAATGTGACTTAAGGCTATTGTCATCGCTGAAAGCTTTCCCACAAATCTTGCAGACTATCGATACTTTGTCGACATGAAAGGAATGGTAGTGTCTGTTTCTTGAAGCTGGATGAGTGAAAGCCTTTCCACAAATTCTGCACGTGAACGGCCTCAAGCCTTTGTGGATGTTTTTGTGGAAATGAAGAGAATGCTGTGATTTAAAGCTTCTGTCACAGTGTATGCAGCGCCAGCGATCGTGTTCACTGTTCATTTGGCAGCGAAACTTGTTGTGGCTTGCGAGAGAAATCGGTCCAGAACAGATCATGAAACACTTTTGACATTGTATCGGGCCATCTGGACAAAAACAAGCAGAAGTGACGGCTCATCAGTGACAATAATGTCAAAtcaaactaaaataaaaacgagTTAAATGTGTGTCTTAATCTTAAATATTCATAACACAAAGGCCGCTTCAGGGACGAAAGACAATAAATGGTTGATTGTGACGCAAAATTTATAACGCTCAAAGATCTAATTGAATCTATTGAAATGCATCATATACCATGTAGATATCATATATAAAAGATAACATTAAACGTCCTCTCGTCTTAAAATTCCTTTAAATGTAATTTCTAGTTTCAAGAAGGCATGAACACGATATCCATTTTGATGTTTGGGCTGTTCAGTGAAAAAGCCTAAAGCCAGGAGTTTGACCAAGAATGTTGCACTTTTCGGCGACTAAAAccggtttccatatgatcgtcCGGATCGTCCCAGTCGTTTCAAATAATGTTCAGAGGCAATCGGgacgattat contains:
- the LOC141874279 gene encoding uncharacterized protein LOC141874279; this encodes MATSQDFFCMQIHQLSSSLVKISRRSFEEVKMALALNQEKMGTLFEGVLLDEPTIPLSFEDNFDSQTGVALQDALTPPGSIKDYEEQLTLPKPPDAFPGDKPKMKELTIPLDRLRVATNCVTKKLELEEDEYIFCSKCDKLQIGVCSIHCHLRWVKQPLDVPVTEGQTKARATIPVNMDLKPSSIPDAGLGIFAKDRFESDVVFGPYWGQKITVSDLTPNVDQSYMWDIIENGLVTHVIDARDEKYSNWLRFVNCARNEDEQNLIAFQYRGHIYYRSFKVIEPGMELLVWYGDRYACDLDILQKENKPSDGPIQCQKCFMICSGPISLASHNKFRCQMNSEHDRWRCIHCDRSFKSQHSLHFHKNIHKGLRPFTCRICGKAFTHPASRNRHYHSFHVDKVSIVCKICGKAFSDDNSLKSHSCTKTCIQNRQHGDQSFVSAFALSKHMRVHEKQRDTPYQCKQCLKFFSSSKSLNRHIKLHETSHTASSQKKAPAGQKCQHCGNVFSSAVALSNHMRMHEKQFRINACPICKVSNYSGSLARHMRKKHPGAKVIRCGKCGKVCADKRVLAVHIAIRHPVKRNSLKQGHGQGKAKKRISNLVSVKRKCDQMATSRKKSVNSNVMPRQTNGNISCEICFAVFPSSKLMHCHRASHFRKSLMSSPAESVVPSRRSEDLAESNNKLRCNISHKGSSSSDTSCSHSSISLSERPTVASDINQHQPNCNLNAQSPNPGGSSTGSLCCTICKKSFSTVTSLRSHKASHTRSHTTSKALNIGLFPKKTPTIHEQQTYLNAESMNTPAATFRCLDCNKTFRTGRSLRSHKSDHGRLFTSGRLPLNPMLKSSQPSEEDSRNPSVEECDSNKAESVNTPAATFRCLDCNKTFPTGRSLRSHKSHHGRLFTSGRFPLNPLLKSSQPSEEDSRDTSLEECDSSKPMRQNSGSKSEGKRENPSEQALTKTFGTLLDKNFKSTSKRELFSCGKCGKAFISKRNLARHKGHHSRSNHLKLFSTKFSQTSSNFKLAANTDNQKTYECSTCLESFYSGSALVNHQRRIHKDANSNFICPFCDKIFLTRASLLLHKQDLHSSSDPFTCKHCNGRFSSKYSRNNHLCLSEGSPCLANEVSFSNNQCSRSGQSAPLMHSISNHGRLTNSCLSTQRKRQHSGSSSIHHQGEPKENITLVRKVRKVDLSKVRKESVATKGGVIGSSDEPYLCDVCFEPFKTKIGLNNHKRSHIGRSEPFICSICHRGFVSKRNLRRHRKLHSSSPEVKVFPFACFTCSKPFQSYSGLYKHKKRCPGKANPYSFGKMRTKDGLDDHERINLEMKTSEGKWQCQYCEKEFQRRCNLRRHVSKKHAKQPKLQTQGFPSPGMKSTETYWKCQHCERQFRTEFGLLRHVEKRHDKRAWVARQESYKTLRDNKNPWNCLYCGNEFNSIHGIRKHVSRKHPGRKKIYGRRTCSPEERKESRDVSEHSEKRTVKRMVMAIRCQYCNRGFPTVSKRYKHVMLVHKEELVSLPLPDHNRLKNESENIPITIHPKDLESQDCKEIDEDETTGDEEHRGATKSKSLPHLMKPGGNTGALDYSFYCKYCKKGFLNKCSCRRHEFRLHEKKLKSTSTVSQDSKEAAGNKAKPTGQHFSEVKSKSLTGLSKAITKRSALDFNSYCRYCKKRFLNKSSCRRHELRLHEKRLNSSSAAAQNSKEAVEKARTNTRQHLVGMHELRLHETQRKASSAVAQNRKEATENETSNADQHVGERESKPPTRLSKARSELSTLDLGFHCRYCRKGFLHKSSCRRHELRVHKKEIKSSSAVAQSSKVAAENDTSCAGQHLGEAKSKPPSRPKKATIKRSALDYNFCCRYCRKWFFARSSRRKHELKFHANQLESSSASLMVQNCKTEEQKPFDKRAISSEGKLSVKLLAKTCSDGPKTRVVFDSDIPKRNKAFPCQHCSRQFITVSRRYKHNLLVHSKQWNLGSSTSQVNVTAVTDRSDAKFTTHGCRVLRKKSSLHQIEPLGGSDNVMNISTVVYSSEVSASVSSTHLNTITGQDRTDPKPVSSVLPCYEDERDISASFDERTFSASKSLDQISQKTLILLKRESLDGFVNEVGLPTLFHSGESSSSRGISSRYTETDEENLNAKLTETMVCCEENGDLSLSSVKITFPTSNLLGKPLQKGSKVQPIGHLSHEFDYYSSLHEPMSFEGRKMLTQSNSMELCGSFSAGSRLYEHSPLVHSKSDGLADQDLIAWENGPVNKPSQAIPHQHIENHIFEKQCIREPFFPNYLLHRNGIHL